The Pantoea vagans genome contains the following window.
TGATATCAATGTCATCGTTTTTGCTTACGCGATTGAACATTTTTTTCGCTCCCTTTGATTTAACAAGTAATACTCAGTGTAGACGAAACGTGATTAAACGCAGGCGTTTGCCAGGCTTTAGGGAAATTCCGAATGTCCTGAGTGGTCGCGCTGTTGTAAGGTTGCGGGGCTGTGAGAAGAGAGGAGCAAGCATGTATTTACGTCCGGATGAGGTAGCGCGCGTACTGGAAAAAGCAGGGTTCGAAATGGATACCCTGACGCCAAAGATCTACGGTTATCGTCGTGGTGAAAATTATGTCTACGTCAATCGCGAAGCGCGCATGGGACGAACGGCACTGATCATTCACCCCACGCTGAAAGAAAAAAGTCAGCACTTCGCTGAGCCCGCCTCAGAAATGAAGACCTGCGATCACTACACGCAGTTTCCGCTGTATCTGATGGGTGAATCGCAAGAGCATTACGGTATCCCACACGGTTTTAGCTCGCGCATTGCGCTTGAGCGCTATCTGCAAGGCGTATTTGGCGCCTGATACTGCGCCCCGCTCGCACGGGGCCGCACCGCTATTTTGATAAATCCCCACCTTTTGCCACGTTGCAAATTGCCACGCTGGCGCGTATAACCCTGTGTCCATATAGATGTTCAGACGTCCATACGGATAAAAATAATGCAAACGCAGGAAACGCCTTCACAGGACAACTTCAAGCGCACCATGAAAGTGCGGCATCTGGTGATGCTGTCGCTGGGCGGTGTCATCGGTACCGGACTGTTCTTCAACACCGGCTATATCATTTCGACCACCGGGGCGGCCGGTACGCTGTTGGCCTAC
Protein-coding sequences here:
- a CDS encoding DUF2002 family protein; the protein is MYLRPDEVARVLEKAGFEMDTLTPKIYGYRRGENYVYVNREARMGRTALIIHPTLKEKSQHFAEPASEMKTCDHYTQFPLYLMGESQEHYGIPHGFSSRIALERYLQGVFGA